The Gemmatimonadales bacterium genome window below encodes:
- a CDS encoding M55 family metallopeptidase translates to MQRLLVSALLCLASAVQAQSGSAPFRDKTIPFEAGFRVFLVPDMEGMGSTVSIYEVIAGNEGPAYKTLTGPDYWDGFRKMVTQEVNATIRGARAAGAQSFVVNEGHGGNRFANVLPWELDEQALLIRGFPKPLVMITGIDSTFGTLMFTGAHANAGSRGVMGHNFAFDSFTVNGKVLNEVGINALIAGEVGVSVSLVSGDDVLIAETQKMLPEGFVAIVTKQAMGRNAAITYSPARVQAMLEAGAAEAVRREKNGEFAPFTMKRPYKVEFMLRKSFPDSIVDSVAGLKEFNLQRRGDRSFTLVTNSAKEMGWLLDAIEETVIR, encoded by the coding sequence ATGCAACGCCTCCTCGTGTCCGCGCTACTCTGCCTTGCCTCCGCGGTGCAGGCCCAGTCCGGCTCCGCCCCGTTCCGCGACAAGACGATTCCCTTCGAAGCCGGATTCCGGGTCTTCCTGGTGCCCGACATGGAAGGGATGGGAAGCACCGTGAGCATCTACGAGGTCATTGCCGGCAATGAGGGGCCGGCGTACAAGACGCTGACCGGCCCGGACTACTGGGACGGCTTCCGCAAGATGGTCACCCAGGAGGTGAACGCCACGATTCGCGGCGCGCGGGCGGCGGGGGCACAGAGCTTCGTGGTCAACGAGGGCCATGGCGGCAACCGCTTCGCCAACGTGCTCCCCTGGGAACTCGATGAACAAGCGCTGCTGATCCGCGGCTTTCCCAAGCCACTGGTGATGATCACCGGGATCGACAGCACCTTCGGGACCCTGATGTTCACCGGCGCGCACGCCAACGCCGGGAGCCGCGGTGTGATGGGGCACAACTTCGCCTTCGACTCGTTCACGGTGAACGGCAAGGTCCTCAACGAGGTGGGCATCAACGCGCTGATTGCGGGCGAGGTGGGGGTGTCGGTGTCGCTGGTAAGCGGGGACGATGTCCTGATTGCCGAAACCCAGAAGATGCTTCCCGAGGGGTTCGTCGCGATTGTCACCAAACAGGCGATGGGGCGGAACGCCGCCATCACCTACAGCCCCGCCCGGGTCCAGGCGATGCTCGAGGCAGGGGCCGCCGAGGCAGTGCGTCGCGAGAAGAACGGCGAGTTCGCGCCCTTCACGATGAAGCGCCCGTACAAGGTGGAATTCATGCTCCGGAAGAGCTTCCCGGACAGCATCGTCGATTCGGTGGCGGGCCTGAAGGAGTTCAATCTCCAGCGCCGGGGCGACCGGTCGTTCACGTTGGTGACCAACAGCGCCAAGGAGATGGGTTGGCTGCTCGACGCCATCGAGGAGACCGTCATCCGGTGA